From Acropora muricata isolate sample 2 chromosome 14, ASM3666990v1, whole genome shotgun sequence, one genomic window encodes:
- the LOC136897844 gene encoding uncharacterized protein, whose protein sequence is MLFCGANKKIYRNVGVQIGGSSFKDAEAQCRESKGSYQRDKLNPGQLVNVWNDISVFVTYDDLLKDVLMTKELTIQWLMKEKLIASKQNCTKCGAEMSLLECEDRSDGYRWECRKQAGGRRHKQTISIRKASWFEESNLTLEEILKHTYWWCQGLDQWQIRRQLKSNSNTAVDWDSFCRETCEVTMLQKSDKIGGPGKTVQIDESKVGKRKYHRGHRVEGQWVFGGIEEDTRKCFLVPVEDRSEATLLPIIREWIEPGTLIVSDCWKSYSKLSENGYLHETVNHSKEFVNSNGFNTNKQEGHWRHMKTSLPIFGTRKQHFSSYLAEFMWRYKHKHNDPFKVFLRDMKDLYNPN, encoded by the coding sequence ATGCTTTTTTGCGgcgcaaacaagaaaatttatcGAAATGTGGGAGTTCAGATCGGTGGAAGTAGTTTTAAGGACGCTGAAGCTCAGTGCAGAGAAAGTAAAGGAAGTTACCAGCGAGATAAATTAAATCCTGGCCAGCTGGTAAATGTTTGGAATGACATCAGCGTCTTCGTGACTTATGATGACTTGCTTAAAGATGTTTTGATGACAAAGGAATTGACCATACAATGGTTGATGAAAGAGAAGTTAATTGCCTCTAAACAGAATTGCACGAAGTGTGGTGCGGAAATGTCGCTGTTGGAATGTGAAGATCGCTCAGACGGATACAGGTGGGAATGTCGAAAGCAAGCAGGAGGGAGGCGTCACAAGCAAACGATAAGTATACGTAAGGCAAGTTGGTTTGAAGAAAGCAATTTGACACTCGAGGAAATACTCAAGCATACCTACTGGTGGTGCCAAGGTCTGGATCAATGGCAAATACGGCGACAGCTGAAAAGTAATTCCAACACAGCCGTAGATTGGGACAGCTTCTGTAGAGAGACATGCGAAGTGACGATGCTACAAAAGAGTGATAAAATCGGAGGACCGGGCAAAACAGTCCAAATTGACGAAAGTAAAGTCGGCAAGAGGAAGTACCATCGCGGGCATAGAGTCGAAGGACAGTGGGTTTTTGGAGGTATTGAGGAAGATACCCGAAAATGCTTTTTAGTGCCAGTAGAAGACCGAAGTGAGGCAACACTTTTACCTATTATTAGAGAATGGATAGAACCTGGAACTCTGATTGTATCAGACTGCTGGAAATCTTATTCCAAACTATCTGAGAATGGATACTTACACGAGACTGTTAACCATTCTAAAGAGTTCGTTAACAGTAATGGCTTCAACACAAATAAGCAAGAAGGACATTGGAGGCACATGAAAACAAGTCTGCCAATATTTGgaacaagaaaacaacatttttcatcatatttggcAGAATTTATGTGGCGTTATAAGCATAAACACAACGACCCGTTTAAAGTTTTCTTAAGAGATATGAAAGATTTATATAACCCTAACTAA